From a single Cupriavidus taiwanensis LMG 19424 genomic region:
- a CDS encoding cupin domain-containing protein, translating to MNDSALYAQALPPGPVDPDTPLDLLGGMTPAAFMRDVWHRKPLLIRQAVPGIVPPVSRDALFDLADRDDVESRLVTHFRNRWKLAHGPFARENLPGVKTRQWTLLVQGVNLHDAAAAELMGRFRFVPDARLDDVMISYATDGGGVGPHFDSYDVFLLQVSGRRRWRISSQTSLELIPDMPLKILADFSAEQEWVLEPGDMLYLPPQYAHDGIAEGECMTCSIGFRAPAYRELAGHFLAWLSETVEDNEDLGGRYADAGERAATRPAQLPAGMAKAVAERLKALQWNSQMVSEFLGTHLSEPKPGVEFAEIADMPLRRYATLASRHGVVLAPASIALYDRANFFLNGEAYEPPAELMPWLKKLADNRQLSAQEVETCADLPDLMETFHHWTLEGWLQLGPRL from the coding sequence ATGAACGATTCCGCATTATACGCGCAGGCCCTGCCCCCTGGCCCCGTCGATCCAGACACTCCGCTCGACCTGCTTGGTGGCATGACGCCTGCTGCATTCATGCGGGATGTCTGGCATCGCAAGCCCTTGCTCATTCGACAGGCGGTGCCGGGAATTGTGCCGCCGGTGTCGCGCGATGCGCTTTTCGATCTCGCCGATCGCGACGACGTCGAATCGCGCCTGGTGACGCACTTCCGCAACCGCTGGAAGCTCGCGCACGGTCCATTTGCGCGCGAAAACCTGCCCGGCGTCAAGACCCGCCAGTGGACCCTGCTGGTACAGGGCGTCAACCTGCACGATGCCGCCGCGGCGGAACTGATGGGCCGCTTCCGCTTCGTGCCCGACGCCCGCCTCGACGACGTGATGATCAGCTACGCCACCGACGGCGGCGGCGTGGGGCCGCACTTCGACTCCTATGACGTGTTCCTGCTGCAAGTCTCGGGCCGGCGCCGCTGGCGCATTTCGTCACAGACCAGCCTTGAGCTGATTCCCGACATGCCGCTGAAGATTCTTGCCGACTTCAGCGCGGAACAGGAATGGGTGCTGGAGCCGGGCGACATGCTGTACCTGCCGCCGCAATATGCGCACGATGGTATTGCCGAAGGCGAATGCATGACCTGCTCGATCGGTTTCCGCGCGCCCGCTTATCGCGAATTGGCCGGGCACTTCCTGGCGTGGTTGTCGGAAACGGTGGAAGACAACGAAGACCTCGGCGGCCGTTATGCCGATGCCGGCGAGCGCGCCGCGACGCGTCCCGCGCAATTGCCGGCCGGCATGGCCAAGGCGGTGGCGGAACGGCTCAAGGCACTGCAATGGAACAGCCAGATGGTGTCGGAGTTTCTGGGCACGCATCTGTCCGAGCCCAAGCCTGGCGTTGAATTTGCAGAGATCGCTGACATGCCGTTGCGCCGTTATGCGACACTGGCGTCCCGGCATGGGGTGGTACTGGCCCCGGCTTCGATTGCGCTTTACGACCGGGCCAATTTCTTCCTGAATGGAGAAGCCTACGAGCCGCCGGCCGAATTGATGCCGTGGCTGAAGAAGTTGGCCGATAATCGGCAGCTCAGTGCCCAGGAAGTCGAGACCTGTGCCGATCTGCCCGATCTGATGGAAACATTCCATCACTGGACCCTGGAGGGATGGTTGCAATTGGGGCCGCGGCTGTAA